TAAATTGTTTCCAATTCATGAAGTTTGCCGTGTAGCTTTCGTTGTCTTTTTCCTAACTTATCCACTTTCTTTGTGAACTCTCTTATGTCCTTATAAGCTTGCCAATAGTCCCTTCTCATTCGAAATCTAAACTCTTCTTTTATCTGTACACAGTAATAAACTATTATTTGACCAGTTGTTTGTTTTCAGTAGGGCAGAAGGAATCAgtagatctaggaatattaggGGTATAGGGGTTTAAAAATATAGGGtcttggggatattgggatataggAGTAGtgtatgaattttgaaatatagggttttagggatgtagggactgTAGGAAGTTAGAATTTACAGAACTAGAGATTTAGGTGTATAGGAATCTTggaatgtagagatctagggatattagaattTAGAGAACTAGAGATTTAGGTGCATAGAAATCTTggaatatagagatctagggatattagaatttacagagctagagatctagggaaattagaatttacagagctagagatctagggaaattagaatttaCAGAAGTAGAGATCTAGGTGTATAGGAATCttggaatgtagaaatctagggatattaaaatttacagagctagagatctagggaaattaaaatttacagaaCTAGAGATCTAGgtgtataggaattttggaatgtagagaTCTAAGGATATTAGAATTTACAGAGCTaataatttagggatctagatgTATAGTAATGTTGGAATATAAAGATTTAGAAGTATTCTAATCTATCTCCAAATGAAGACTATAATAATATAgtcattcttcttcttcttcttctaattAATAACTAGAAAGGTTTTTcaacagaatattaaaattgcagTTTTTCCTACACCTATACATGTTGCAGttgaaaagaaatttatatactttcaatctaaaatagattaatattttttgttatcttAAGCAGCATAAATCCTTCCTTCCACAATGACAAATACAGAAGTACAGAGTTGGAATATTAAGGTAACTGTGTAAACGACCAGAGTAACTGTACAAACGTTGTAATTACCTTAGCAAGTTCAATTTGTACTCTTGTTCTATATTCTAACTCCATGTTTGGATACTTATTGAGTGTTCTATTGACTCTCGATCGATTCCTTTGTATCCACGACGCGACCTTCTCGTCTATAGTTTCCTCTCCGTAATCAATCATGAACGATAGTTCTTCGTTAACGTTATCAGCTACTCGCGCTATTACCTCGCCGCTCCAATATAACACACGATCTTTTTCCTGCAACAAATGATCCCATGTGTTTGGCAAACGTCCGACGGCTTGTCCCATTGTTGCTGCTCGAATCCGCCAAAATGCAAACACGACCGATGATCTATAGTTTCGACGCCATCTGCTTAAGAATCATGTAAACAGAGTCGCCAACGATGATGTATTTGCCTGTCTCGTACGCTTTCGACTCGCATCGCTTTAATCGAAACACAGAGGTAAGTAATAAACGCGCTGTTTATCCGGTTTCGCAAAacgattaatttattttctccCGTATTTTTGTTCGCGACAGTAAACAGATCAAAGTGTGCTTGGCGTTCCTGTGTGCGTCGAACATTTTGCTGATAGCAAAAGACTGTATTGCGTTTCGTGGAACTGAGCTGTTCCACGAAACTGCTACATACGTGCTTCTGAATATTTTTCAATGCGATTTGCGACGTTTTAATATACACAGCTACTGAAATATTGTGCACCAGTCGATCACAGCTGTAATTGCAtaggtttttaatttctttacggTGTAGTTTATAAAGTGTCTACGGTGAGATTTTATAATGAGTTCCTTTAAGACCATTCTACAACCTTGACGTTAAATTATAAcctaaaaaatataagtaaaacatttcataatatttataatgaattttataaaatttaatttgttatttttatttaccatAAGTTGAAAGAATAATGTTCTACTTAAAGTTCATTTTTCAGTGTCGCTTGGAAAAGTGAGGGTACTTTTTTATCTGACTTTTTGCTCCATATTGTTTGTCAGCGTGTAAGCATATAAACGTGGACGGATAATGGTAGCAAAGTTTGCCGTGATTCGCCACAAAAGGTTGATTCTTCGCGAAGTGTCCGTCAGGATTACATTGAGCGTGATTTCACGGTATCAGACGTGGAAAAAGGAACTAGAGCGGATATCCGTCCGTCTCGAAAGTCCGCGAAATTCAATCGGCACAGTGCTCGTGTCGGGGTGTCAATTCAAAGCAACGTAATCTCCGTTCAACCCGACCAATAATCGGCTTATTGATTTCGATTCGACGCTAAAGCGTTGTTCACAACGACGCGGTTTAATTGTTATTCGACATTATTTACTTGtttgatttttctttattttaattttcaactgtCTCGCGTTttgatttgtacaattttatatttatattggtTTCATGTATTTTATGCACTTTATGCATTTTATATAGTTTAGGaaatttatatcttttatattatggtattataattattatttatataattcatttaatttagttaatttatttaatttttttagttcatttcgtttgtttaatttatttaatttattgaatttatttaattcatttaattcacttaatttatttagtttGTTTAGTTTGTTTAGTTTGTTTAGTTtgtttagtttatttagtttatttagtttatttagtttatttagtttatttaattcacttaatttttataattcatttaatttatttcatttatttattttattgaattaatttaatttatgtaattcatATAACTCATATAACTTATATAATAGACATATTATAGCAATCATTAAATGTCTCATTTATagcaaaagtaaaataatattttttaatcgcaCAAGTTTAACAAcaacaatgaaaattaaattttctaaaaaattaaaattatcaaatcttcatCACAAACACATTAAATGATATTCaaagaacaaattttatacctaaaaatattgcaaattaaaaattaatttttcatatatgtattaaaatttgtaatatttatattttgatttataaaGTTACTAGTAACATTCATCAATATTTGttgtgtattttaaatattcttttctcttttcgTTATTGcaggaatattgaaatatttgttgAAGCATGCTGcgctgaaaaattattttaacgatTTTCACAGCGTAGAAATTTCTACTTCGACGgattttattagaaaaaaatttaattacaaatactTCATAgagagaatatttatttttttgaagGGTTCATTgattgtttataatatatattgaaCAATCTTTTTTGTATCGTGTTTCACAAAATGTATGTGCTTTTCAGgagataaaacatttttaatatcaaaccTTTTGtgttgttaaaatattaataaagtatttattttatgtttttccattttcttcgtttccatatttaatattcagtgatttctaaattttactgttattttCTCAATTATGTTGGATGAAGTTATGGTAAGTtaattttttacataattttattatttaaaaatatagaacttACAATTTGAttcttttgtataaaattattaattataacagttattatactaataattactcaaatatcgaataaaaagttaacatatttattataatagtaattagattataagagtaattataataataatcatgttAATTGTAGTAGTAATCAGAACATAgcaataattacattaattacaatAGTAATTACACCAATAATTACTTTAGCATCGAGTGTAAAATGAACATGTATATTAAGCAataattatcataataataataatactaattataATTACTTAAATATTGAATGACATGTATCGTAATAGTAACTACATTAcaatagtaattaatattattaatcatatcaGTATAATAACAAATATGTCAGTAATCACTTCAGTATCgagttaagtacagtaattagaTATAAAGAAAGGTGTGAACGTAACTTAAAGCCGTCCCTGACCGCCACCGTTATCGTATCCGATGCTTCATTGACCACATCCTAACCTACATCAGGTGTGCGTCACACCGGATTGCGTGTGCACCTGAATACGTGTAAATCCACTCTACTCGCACctacatgtacacatacatatacaggcGGAAGTGTAGTTCGTTACACGGCACGTGTTGTCCCGTGACGACGACACGTACCCTGGACGAGATTGCTACTCTTAGTCACTCGCTTTACCCCTCTGTAAATAAGGGTGCTTCGGGGAAAAACGCTTTATCGCGGGAAATCCGGATAACGGTAATCCGCGCGACTCTATATTTTCATGAGAGTTAATGGAAAAAATAGAAACCGTACTTGACGCTCTTTTTCTCTACCACAGTTATCCCCTTAGACATTTTTTAGTTGAAAATGACACTTTATTTCATTTATCTTAAGCTTCCTGCTTATTTAACTGTTTATCCACCATATTTATTATAGTACtgttatttattcattcaattTTAGTTGAAATATGATGTGAACAAATGTTACTTGTTCAATCATTAAGATTGTTCATATCTATCACTACTAATTActgcatttaaataattatcaaacacagtttaatatttaatattattatcattattattttatacattgctCCTTACTAgaaacttaattttttatattaatcaagcatatcattaattaattgtattaatgACATGTACAAATGTTGCTTGTTCAATCATTAAGATTGTTTATATCTATTACTACTAATTActgcatttaaataattatcaaacacagaattcttatatttcatattattatcattattattttatacattattcgttactagaaatttaattttttatatttattaattatattaatggcATGTACAGATGTTGCTTGTTCAATCATTAAGATTGTTTATATCTATTACTACTAATTActgcatttaaataattatcaaacacagaattcttatatttaatattattatcattattattttatacattattcgttactagaaatttaattttttatatttattaattatattaatggcATGTACAGATGTTGCTTGTTCAATCATTAAGATTGTTCATATCTATCACTACTAATTActgcatttaaataattataattctgtgattatgataattattatatgaCACGTCAGTATCATAAAATAGCACAGTACATCCACTTACAGTTCAGAGTTTTCAGAAAATGGCTACCTAAATTCTTTACTAACATAccaaatacaaaatggctgattcaTACACAGACCCTTTAAAACacaaaattttaagtaaatctATCATTTTGTTAATTCAAGCCCCGCAAAGTAAGTGCTTTTAAAACAGTTACCAAATCTTGCCAAATGATAACCCATCGAAGAAAATTGATTTAATCCAATAAACCTCCTCGTATCTTTTCTCACCAAACATTAAACTTATCCTTTAAATTCTCTGCGTGAAATATCACCGAAGATTCGATCGACTACTTCCGCAGAAGTTTCCAACTAAAATTTGTAAGAGAAGCAAAAAGAAAACGTCGAAGTTGGCAAAACTCTCGGTAAGTTCGAAAAAGATCGATCTTAACTCATCAAAGGATTAATCAGTGTATCAGATCGGTTGAACGTCTTAATATTTCAGTTGATGCGATCTACATCTTTCCTGCTCCCTATGGAGCTGTTAATCTTACGGTTTTAGGTGTCTGAATACTAGCGGAATGCGTTATCAAGCTCGTGTGATGGCTGTATCCGCAGACGAGCTAATTAAGCCAGTCCAATTATATATCTGTTGCAAAGACACGGTTACATCTTCCCTCCGTGAAATCCTCTTACACGAGATGCGTTATCAGTGCACGTTTAAGAGGCTTTAGGCTActgattgaatttttaaatctgccgAGATTTCAATTAGGAACGGACCCTCGTTCAGTGATCGAATTACGCTGTTCTTTGGACCAAGTGTTTCTGATGGAATACCGTatgaaattcagagatttggaacttttagatatggggatttcgaatttttttggaatttttagatttttcggattttggaagtttaacGACCAGGGAGTTTAAGTTTAGGAGTTTTGTAAGTTGGGAGGTTTGAATTTAGGGTTTTCAAATTTGGGTGTCTTGCAAGCTAGGAGGTTCTACTTTGaggtttttcaaatttgggacgtttggaatttgagaagtttgactatagaattttctgaatttgagaCTTTTGGGACCTGACAAGCTTAATTCTGGCATTTTctagatttgggacttttggtaCTCAGAAAGATTGACtttgagatatttcaaatttgggacttttggtaCTTAGGAAGATTGACtttgagatatttcaaatttgggacttttggtaCTTAGGAAGATTGACtttgagatatttcaaatttgggacttttggaacttAACAAGTTTGACTCTgagatttgttaaatttgggGCTTTTGTTACTTGACAGGATTGACTCTgagatttgttaaatttgggactttaggtacTTGGCAAATTTTACTCTGAGATTTGTCAAGTTTGTGACTTAAGGTACTTGATAAGATTAACTTTGAGATATTTtcaatttgggacttttggaacttGACAAGTTCAACTTTGTGATTTCTccaatttggaacttttggtacTTAGAAAGTTTGACTTTAAGATTAGTCAAGTTTGGGACTTGTACCTGCCAATTTTGACTTTAAGATTAGTCAAGTTTGGGACTTATGGTACTTGATAAGTTTAACTttgagatttttcaaatttgggacttttgttACTTGACAAGATTGACTCTgagatttgttaaatttgggactttaggtacTTGGCAAGTTTGACTCTGAAATTTGTCAAGTTTGGGACTTATGGTACTTGACAAGGTTAACtttgagatatttcaaatttgggacttttggaatttaacAAGTTTGACTTTGTGATTTTTctaatttgggacttttggtaCTTAGAAAGTTTGACTTTAAGATTAGTCAAGTTTGGGACTTGTACCTGCCAATTTTGACTTTAAGATTAGTCAAGTTTGGGACTTATGGTACTTGATAAGTTTAACTttgagatttttcaaatttgggacttttgttACTTGACAAGATTGACTCTgagatttgttaaatttgggacttatggtACTTAATAAGTTTGACTttgagatttttcaaatttgggtcttatgaaatttcagaaatttacatcCCCTAGAATCTTTCTCATATGCGACTTTTGAACTTGAGAAGTTTAAAACTCTGAGCTCTTGCAAATCTGGGACTCTTAGGACTTATAGACTTGTAAAAACTTGTGACTAATGGGACTTTTCGAACTTGGTATTTATGGAACTTTGTTAATTTGGATCTTTCAAACTTATCGAACTTTAGACTTATGGAACTTTGCAAAGTGACTCTGCCACTTATCAATCTTGGGACTTATCAAATTTAGGACTTATAGttctatggaaatttgggattctgtATTTTCCAAACCTTGGGACAgtgaaatttctcaaacttggaatttttaaatttatcaaacttatgatttatggaagtttggaaatttgggactcaacaattttttaaatatgggaCTTATGGACCCTTAAAAACTTGGGCCTTACATTTTTGAAAGTTGGGTTTTTTGAAACTTCAGAAACTTATGACagtgagaatttttaattttaagacttATTGAACTTCTGAAACTTGGACCTCTGCAAGACTTGGGACCTATAGAATTgttgaatcttggaatttttagatttttaaaatctGGGACTTATGAAGCTATTGAACTTTGACACTTTCTGATAAACATAAGCAGGTAATATGAAGACTTGTAACTGTGAAGTTCTACGAATATGAAACTACgggattttgtaaaataaatcattCTAAATTTGAAGGTCCCTAAAAATGAGCATATTTGAAATCTATCTCTAAACAATCCATAATTCCTAATAAACATACCTCTTCAATGAAGCCAATCTGTTCTCCAAGTAATCAAACCACActtaattctgaaatattccaAACTGTACGTACATAAATCAacgcaaaaataataaaaaatataaagtgcTCTAAATCCTAAAATAGGTACTAGTATCCGTTTAGCTCCCTGAGTGTTAaccaacaaaaaatataaaaaaataggtGCAACGATTCGAAAGAAACGAGTATCATTTTAGCCAGGTAGTTTCGCGAAAGGCCAAACGGTGGATTCTAAAGCGGACCTATTTTCTATAGATGGTTCGTCAGCGACACATTTAACGATTAACAGCGACTGACGTTTAACCGTGGGTAGAAACACGTGAAAATTTCTATAGACCGGTACACACATGGTGTCGTTCGCTTTACGGCATCGTTCGAGCGACAAATTCTACTAAAAATAACCCTTTGCGCTCTGTTACCACCTGACTATTCGTGCGTGCGAAAGGTGGCCTCGAACCGCCATGCCATGGCACAAGCTTCCTTTGATGTGTAGACGATTGGAAGTCTCGGTGCTTGCGAATTATCTAGGCTCACATTCTATGGTAACCGTAATGTTTTTACAACATGACCTACCTCCACGTCCTCTCAAATCTCTTGACCGATTTTATTGTTGCGCCACTTGTTTTCGATGCTGTGACCGAATTCGTTCAGGAATTTTTTGAGGATAACTTCTTAAAACTGTTGTTATAAAGCTATTGTGGTGAATTGCTTTGGGTGATTGCGTAATTTGGATAATTTACGTAAATTTCGTAAAACTATTACAATAAATTGCTTTGGATAATTTGAAACTATcgtaacaaattattatatgataataaattatttcgaatAATTTCATGAAACTATTGTTGTATAATACAACGTAGAATACAACGTATTATGTAATGTTGCtgttattatttaaaagtttgtgGCTGCTTTATTTTATGGAGATTGGTAGAATGACTCCGAGATTGAAAATCCGATtttgaattttcccgccaaTTACCTTAAACTATATACTGCGTTGTGTGGACTAAATATTATCATGTATTACGgtttaattgtatattatttcgtaattattaactttgtacgattattataaaTGAAGGATGTTTACTAACAGCCTTGAATGTAGCCTTGAAGGTTAAACACATGCGCAGTCGATGACGCAAAGAGATGCGCAGTCGACGATGGAAAGAGATGCGCAGTCGACAATGGGAAAtaaacatgcgcagtaaatgGTGGAAAGTGACTAACTTGTGCAGTAAAGTTTATAAGATAAATACACTAAAATGTAATGCGTAAACTCTATCAAAATTATGAGTATAATTCTTgtgcattatttattattttgtatatgtattatcATTAATTTCGCATAAATCTTGTTTAAGTTTCTATTAAAATTCatcattgaatatttaataattatttaataaattgtttttttttgttcgGTTTTGACAGGATTAATGATTAGGTAGTTATTGTTtagttaacaaattattatttgtttacttATTTGGTTGTGAAAAGGTTAATCAAGTGTTTAAGGATTACTAAatacatttaacaaaatattcgtttatttgtcgaataattattaataatctctCAATGttggaataatttattaaataattattcacaattatttctacaataattttcacaaaaattattcacaaatttaatacaaattttaaaaggaAGTTTTACTAGTCATCCTAGATTaacaaaatatagtaaaattattaaagaagattaacaaattatattacGGCTATGAAAATGTGACAAGACTATGAAACTagattaacaaaatatattaagaTTATGAAactatattaacaaaatatgttaAGATTATGAAATTAGATTAACAAAATCTATTAAGATTATTAAACTagattaacaaaatatattaaatttattaaactagattaacaaaaaatattaaaattatgaaactagATTAACAAAATGTATTAAGATCATTAAACAAGattatcaaaatatattaagaTTACGAAACCACATTAAAAACCCTAGTACCAGAGAAGCAATATTATCGATTACCCGTTCAAATGTGAACAATATTCAGAATTACGCGTAACGAAGCCCCGCAAGCGTGTAATGCTTCATTACGCGCTATGACgccatgaaattaattaataaaattccgcCTGTCGAGTTTCATCCGTGCACCTATTATCGCTTCGTTCTGAAGTATTTAATCGAAATCAATCAAAATACACGCAAGCTTCGTTGTGACAGTTAAATAGCCGATCGAATGAACATGTATAAACAGATAAAAAGCTCAGATCAAAATCAAATTTACAATGAATAATTTCAGAGAAATTGCTCTGTACTGTTCTCGTCTGTTTGTTaacgttaaaataatatttattgaaacattGTTTTCTTTGGAATAATTTTATAACGTTGGATTTTTTTAGCAAACGTGTGCtgcgatttagggatgtgaaacgaaacgtaaaagtaatattaactcaaaatgcaattttaactttaaaatttcataaaagcaattgtacaaattttgtattaatattataattttgttgttgcagaaattataatatttattaaaccttGTTTTACACGTTTTCATATTCACATGTGTACACGCTATAGATTTTCCAT
The nucleotide sequence above comes from Megachile rotundata isolate GNS110a chromosome 13, iyMegRotu1, whole genome shotgun sequence. Encoded proteins:
- the LOC100883602 gene encoding uncharacterized protein LOC100883602, with product MGQAVGRLPNTWDHLLQEKDRVLYWSGEVIARVADNVNEELSFMIDYGEETIDEKVASWIQRNRSRVNRTLNKYPNMELEYRTRVQIELAKIKEEFRFRMRRDYWQAYKDIREFTKKVDKLGKRQRKLHGKLHELETIYDGDIKQFQKKLGLLRLKTFQNLRTGETMMLKDKKLKTDFTKRVCEIDLKNLQDCFKCIDKLIKNIEDTMRD